The nucleotide sequence TACGGCTCCACCGATTACCAACCAGATGTGGATCGCGGCATCCAGCTGATGCCGTTTTGGCAGCCGGATCTCGTGCTTTGTAGTGGCGATATGGTGGCGGGGCAAAGTCCAAGTTTGAGCGACGCGCAAATTCGGGCCATGTGGGCGGCGTTTGACGAGCACGTTGCTGCTCCGTTGCGGGCCATGAATGTGCCCTACGGCTTTACCCTCGGAAATCACGATGCGTCCAGTGCTCGCAGCACCAGCGGTGGGTTTCTCTTTCAAAACGAGCGCGACTTGGCTGCAGAATATTGGCTCGATCCGACCCGCGCTCCCGGCTTGCAGTTCGCGGACAAGTTCGAGTTTCCCTTTTACTACACCTTCGAGCGCAAAGGCATCTTCTTCCTCGTTTGGGATGGATCGTCCAGCTACATCCCCCCCGAAAAATTGGCTTGGGTAGAGCAATCCCTCGCGAGCCCCGAGGCTCGATCTGCCAGAATGCGGGTCTTAGTCAGCCACCTCCCCCTTTACGCTGTGGCAGTGGGTCGCAACACCCCTGGCGAGGTCATGCAAAACGGCGATCGCCTGCGCGAGATGCTAGAACGCCACAACGTCCATACCTACATCAGCGGCCACCAACACGCCTACTATCCGGGCCATCGCGGCAATCTCCAACTGTTGCACGCCGGTAACCTCGGAGCTGGCCCGCGCCCTCTGATTGACAGCTCCCTCCCCCCTCGCAAAACCATCACTGTGGTGGACATCCAGTTCGACAATCCCGACCTCACCACCTACACCACCTACGACATCCGCACGCTCCAAACTATTGAACTGGAGCAATTACCGCGCTTCTTGGTCGGGCATAACGGTATGATTCTGCGACGCGATCTGGAATGGACCAAACTGAACAATCCAGAACAAGCTGCTTGTATTCGACGCCTGGGAGTAGAAAGTTGCAATCCTTCAGAAGGGTTCTGAAGCCAGTGCCAGTTCGCGAGCGCAGGCAGGCGAGCCCGCTACACTGCGATGGAGACTATGACAATACTCGCCAGCGCTAAAATTACCGCAGCCACCACAATCGCCGCTGCGATGTTGCCGCGCTCGATTTCCTGCCGATAATCAATCGGATCGAGCAGATCGAATAGCTTCACTCCTCCGTAACAAAGCAACACAGCCAGAACGGCCCATCCAATTGTCGAGATTACCTGAATCAAAATTGGCACTGGTCCGAGTCCTCCTAAACGCTCGCGCACACAATCCACCATAGAGGCAGAACCCTGCGCAAGCGTCTCTTTCTCCAACGTCCTCTCCAACAAGTTACCCCTCAGTCTCTAGGCCGAGCAATTTTGTACACTAACGGTTGTGCCCTACCGCTGCACTCTATGCCTATCTCCAATCCACCCTCTCGGACGAGCAGTCGCTTTATCGATCTCGGGTTCTACTTGACTTTAGCGGTATGGATCGTCCTCTTGCTTGTCACCATCAGTAGCAGCATGCTCTCCGAGCAGATTTTGTCTAGCACGATTGCCGTTCCTGCCGAAGAACAGATTGCATTGGAACCCATTACGCTTACCCCACAGAGATGGGGGGCTTGGCGCGTAGATGTGCAGGCTCGACTGGGCTCCAATCAGTGGGCCACCTATGAAGTACAGCTGTTGGATAGCCAAGGGGAACTGTTGGCTGCGGCCATCAAACAAGCTTGGGACGAATCGGGGGTGTGGCGCGAAGGGGGAGAATCGGGTACTTGGCACGAAAGCGATCTGAGGGCGGGGTTGGACATGCGGGCTCAAACTGCCGAACCGGTGACGCTGGCGATCGCCTTGCTGGAATATACCGATACCGCTGGCCGAGATATTGAGAATCGCGACCTCAGTTTTCGCATCTCTGTCAAAAGTGGCGTGCTCGACAGCCGCTATTTGTGGATGGGATGGGTGTTGGCGAGTTTGTGCTTGGGGCTCAGTTGGCTGACAGCAGAGAAAGCCGGTAAGCCTGCGATTTACAAAAATGTCTTCGATAGCGATGTCAGACAGCGGGCAGAATTAGGGGGAAAGAATCGTCTCATCTGTGCCAGCATTGACGTTCGCTCAGATGAAACCTCACCCTCTCAACTCGCGGTACACCTACGGATCGACGATGGGACCGGAAACTGTCTCTACAACATTCGCCAGCCCTGCTACCCGAGCTTCGTGAAGTCGGATGGCGAAATTGAATATGCAAGGCTCAAACTCAAAAAATACTTTGTATTTTCTCAACGTAGCTCCTACCGTTTTTCAGTTGAAGTCGAACCGGACGGTCCCGTCGATCGCACTCAACTCATCGTGCGCGAGGGTGTTCGCACCCTCCTGCCGGTTAATGTCACTTACCCGCTCTAACGTCACTTACCCGCTCTAATACAGTCTCGAATTCGAGCTGATTGCCAATGTTGTCTAAGTTCCTCGCTGTCGTCACACTTACAATCGCCATTGTGGCCATCATGGCTGCCTGTACGCAGCGATCGGCTTTGGTGCTGCGACAAGATACCCCCGGTAGCTACTGGCCCCGTCACAATACGACGCTGTCAGGTCGCTATGTCAATGGAGTATGGGTGGGCAGTCCCAGTCGCAATTTGGGGAGCGGCGGATTTCGCGGCGGCGGTCCGGGGTCGGGCAAATGACTAACATCCAGGCTTTGGCAGCAATTTGACGTTACGAGCGGAGTGAGCGATGGCGGGATCGGTTTCTGAACCTGTACCGATTGCAGAGGAGAGGGAGGACTGCAATTCGATCGCCCTCAATCAGACGCAATATCGCTGGCTGCTCGCGGCTACGGCGGTGTCGTCAGGCTGCGGTCTGGCGGCGGAATTGTTGTTGGGCACATTAGCCAGTTATCTGGTGGGCAATGAGGCGATCGCCTACGGCGTGGCCGTGGGGGGCTTTCTGGCGGCGATGGGCCTAGGCGCTTACCTCAGTCGCTACGTGGCCAGTGCTGGTGAAGGAGAAGGCGAACATCAGCAGCAAGCCTTACTGCTGCATCGATTCGCTCGAGTGGAACTGTTGCTCGGTCCCCTGACCGCCGCCCTGCCGCTTGGATTGTTCGCACTGTTTGCCTTTAACGGTTCCCTCTGGCTGGGTCTGGTGTTGGCCACGCTTCTGCTCGGCACCCTCGCCGGTATGGAGGTGCCCTTACTGACTCGATTGGTGGAACCGGATCGAGGGGTGCGCAATGCGCTGGCTGGAGTGCTGGCGCTGGATTATGTGGGGGCTTTGATCGGCTCTTTGGCCTTTCCCATTGTGTTGTTGCCGTTGGTCGGCATGTTTCCTGCAGCAGCCCTGATTGGGGCGCTACCGCCGCTGACCGTCTTTGCCTTGAGAGGCAATTTTCCGGTGCTGCGCCGTTGGGGAGTGGCGGGGCTAGCCATAGGACTGTTGCTATTGGGATTTGCGCCGCTGGCCCTGCCCTTGAGCGATCGCCTCGAAGACAATCTCTACAACGCCCCGATTGTGATGCGACAGCAGTCCCCTTACCAGCGCATTGTTCTGACCCGTTTCGGTCGAGATATTCGCTTGTTTCTAGATGGCGACCTGCAGCTCTCGACATTAGATGAATATCGCTATCACGAGGCCCTAGTGCATCCGGCGATGAGTGCGGCTGGGCCTGTCCGTCAGGTGTTGGTGTTGGGGGCTGGAGATGGGATGGCGGTGCGAGAGGTGCTCAAATGGCCGCAGGTGGAGCGAGTGGTGTTGGTGGAACTCGATGCTGCCGTGATTGACCTCGCCCGCCACCATCCATTACTGCGACAGGTTAACCAAGGGGCTCTCGACGATCCGAGAGTTGAGATTCAAATCGCCGATGCGTTTTTAGCCGCCCCCCAACTGCCCGAGCGCTTCGATGCGATCGTGGCGGATTTTCCCGATCCCGATCGCCCCGCCTTGGCCAAACTCTACAGCAAAGGGTTTTACCAGCGGCTCCTGCCCCGACTGGCTCCTGATGGGGTATTGGTCACCCAAGCCTCGACGCCATTTTTTGCCCCCTTAGCGATCGACTGTATTGCCACCACACTGGCCTCCACCGGATTGTCGGTCCATCCCTACACTGTTTCAGTGCCTAGCTTCGGTCCCTGGGGGTTTGTCTTAGCCTCTCGCACCCCCATCCAGCCCGAAGAGTTATCCCTGCCGGTGCCAACTCGCTTTCTCAGTGCTGCAGGATTGCCTGACCTGTTTCACCTCCCTGCCGATCTCGAACTGGGACATGCCGCCATTAACCGACTGTCCCATCCTGTCCTGGTGGGCTATCAAACCGATCCCGAGTGGGCGGCGTACAATTAACCTGAAATGAATGCAGGCCAGCCATGCTGTGGGTTGTTATTGCACTGTTGGCGATCGCGATCGGGCTTCTCTTGCTTGCCCTCAGCCGCCAATCGGCCTCCAAATCCGTGCAAGAGGCTATGCTTCCAACGCTGTTCACCTTGCGTACAGGAGATATCGTGCAGTATCTCGATGAAGACTGGATTGTACGGGGGCAGCTCACCTATACCGAGGACGATTTCACCTGGTTGGAATACATGCTGCAGGATGGCGATCGCATTTGCTGGCTGGCGGTGGAAGAAGACGATTTTGTCACAACAGCTCTGCTGGCTCCCACCCGCGATCTCGATGTCACCCTGCCGCCCCCCAAACAACTCTCGTTTGAGGGGAATGTCTACCAACAGGTTGAGCGCGGCACAGCTCGCATGACCCGAATCGGGACCACGGGAATTCGTCGGGCTGAAACCTGTCGCTACTACGATTACGAAGGACCAGATAAGCGCCTGCTCTCGATTGAAGATTGGGATGGGGATATTGAAGTGACGGCGGGGCAATCGGTGCGTCCCGATATCCTCAGATTGCTGCCAGGAGGCGGTCTAGACTGATACAATTGACCCTCCCCACGGCTAAAGCACGGGGGATTCATTAGACGTTTCAGGCTATATCGTCTAATATCCGGGGTTCAGAAACGCTTTGTAGCTTACGCTTTACATCGCTCTTAGATATCCGGTTCCCTAGCTGATAGCGTCTGCCATCGCTGGCGCTATCATTCTGTCCAACAGAAACACCGTTTACGACGGTTTTCTTGGGCGTGACTTCCCCGCAGTCGGCGGGTAGGTTTTTAGCGTCTTTACTGACAAATTTTAGACCGACTCGTTAGTGGGCGGCGCTCCAATATCGGCTCTGAAACAGAATATCAACGATCGGCAAAAAAGTTGACTGTTCGCTACGCTCACCCAGCTTATATCTCCACGTCTGAAGCCGGGGCTTTACGCTGGAGTATCGGTAACACCACTGCCCATGAGCGCCATTGTCTACGAGCATCAAAAGCTATAGAGTCCAACCTGAGTTCGATGACTCTGCATGGCCCTCACCCCCGGCCCCTCTCCCAAGTTTGATACTGCTGGCCAATTTAACATTTAGAAATATTGGCATGGTGCAAGTCCTCTGCATGGCCCTCACCCCCGGCCCCTCTCCCAAGTTTGGGAGAGGGGAGAAACAGCCGAAAATCCTTACGGGGCCTTGTTCCCCTGCCCCCAAAGTTGGGGGTAGGGGTTAGGGGAAGGGGGCCACAGGCATCTAGACAAATGGCCAATGTTTCGGAATATGAATTTCGCCAGCAGCATCAAGTTTGGGCGAGGGGAGCAACAGCCTCAAACCCGCAATCTACCGTTCTGTTCCCCTTCCCCCAAAATTACGGCTGACGCCACGCTTCGCGAGGGGGGAAGGGGCCAGGGGAAGGGGGCCAGACGCCTGTTCAATCCCGGGCAGACAACTCAATTGATTGCTCTAGCCCTGGATTTTGCCTCACTGATGACAGGCTCTAGGTCTCAAGGGCTTAGGCTGAGGTCGATTCATCTAAGTGCTCGGCAGCTGTTCGATAAAGAGCGAGAACGTGACTGTCGTTGAGGGTATAGAAAACGTTGCGTCCTTGCTTGCGGTAACGCACTAGCCGCATCGCTCGTAACGTCCTCAGTTGATGGGACACTGCCGATTCCGACATCTCGGCGATCGCGGCTAGGTCGCATACACACAATTCTCGTTCGGCCAAAATGGATAGCAACCTCAGTCGATTGGGATCTGCCAAAACGCTGAAGAACTCAGCCATTCTCTGGGCTTTGGGGATTGGGAGCGGAGCAGAAAGCAGCTCTTCTCGACCGATTTCAGCTTCGGAGCAGGGCTGTTCGCATAGCAATTGAGCGGCACGCCTAACGCTCGCATCCGTTTTCCCTTCAGCAGTAGCAATCTTGTGGACAGGCATCGTAGATAAATCTCTTCTCCCTTCCAAAATATCTGAATATACGCTCAGATGTTATATTCTGAATATATGAAAGGTTATTCAGACATTCTTCAGGAGGAAAACTGATGGCGACAGTGACGCAAATGAAATGTGCTTGCGAACCATGCCTATGCATTGTGGGTATCAACTCGGCTGTGCAGAAGGATGGCAAGTATTACTGCAGCGAGGCTTGCGCCAGCGGTCATGCCGATGGCTCGACAGGCTGCGCCCACTCGGGATGCAATTGTCATAGTTAGGACGCTTGTCAGAGTTCAGTCGGTTGAAACTGAGATGGTGAGATTTGGCGCGATCGGCTCCAGGCAGCGATCGCGCAAACATTGCTCCCCCGAGATGCCGTCGCGACTCTTTTCAGTGACAGAAAAGCGATATTCAGAACAGATACAGTCCCACGCCAGAGAATGAGGTTGTAAACCACCGCGATCGCACTGACCCGAAGCAGGTGTTTGACAAGCAGCTAGATGAATACTCAAGCCGGGAAGATGGCATCAACAACCAGGGTCGTCAGGAACGTAACACCAACACCGCAAATGACGAAGCCCGCAAAACGCAGCGCCAGACCCGACGGTTCCATCAACTTGTCGAGCACAGCTTTGGCTATCCAGTAAGCCGCCACGGCGATCGCCATCTGAATGAACGCAAATCCCAGCAGGTAGGCAACGAGCGCTCCCATCTCGGCGCCAAAGATAGCCTCGCCATAAGCATGTCCGTGAAAAATCCCGGCAATCGCCGCCAGCCCGATCGCGATGGGGCGACTGGGGGGCGTCTTCAGCGCCAGAAAAACCCCAAAGAGTAGCACCGACGCCGAAATCACCACCTCAGGCACAGGTAGATCGATACTCATCAAATGAATGCCCGTACCCAGCATCGACGCGACCACGAACGCGGCGGGAATCAGCAAGCCACCACCGATGGCAGCAGCCAACAGGCCAGAGGCAATCACAAACGCCAGATGGTCAATACCGATTAGCGGATGCCCCGTACCGGATAGAAACGCTTCCACGACATTATCGGGCGTTCCTCCACCGAAGGGATGGTGAGCTAAAGAAGGCGCGGCGGCGACAAGAAGTACCGCGATCGCCCCCAATGCCACAGATCCTAGTTGGCGCAATGAAAAACTTCTCTTGAGACCCCTCAAGGCTGAAATCGGTAAATTCATCCGTACCTCGCAGATAAATCAGGTTAGTGCCATCGGCGGGCATTCTGACTGAGGCAAATGCTGACTTTAAGAGAGGGCTAGAAGGTTAGCCATCTGACAGCATTCAGTTTTGCCAATACAGTTGCGGGACAGCGGCAGATTTGCACTGCTCTTTCCCCGTTTCCTCTAGCGGCCGATCCCCGCTAGAACCGATGAAGTAGCGCCATCGTATCACTCTTCGCAGAGAGACAAAATTGAGATTCATTATGTGAAGAAATGTGAAATGGCGCTCGTGTGTCCACTGTCGGTTCGAACATTTTTCATGGTGTAACAGAATTTTCTTTTCTGCAATCGCGCACTAGATGTAGGGTATCTAAAAATCGGTATCCATACGCTCGCATCAAGAAGAGAGCCACCCACACTACTGGACCCATTGCTAGATCGGCAGAAGCGATCGGAGGCATTGGATCTAGGATAGGAGCATGCTCAGCTAGGCAGTGACTGTGGCTCTGCTAACAAAAGGAGTATTCGCAAGTTTTTTCATGGTGCTGGCGATCGCCTATCAGATCGCGCCTGTCTCCGCTCAAACGGTCCCGCAGTTAAAGGCCGTAGTCCGGGATGCTGTGGACAGAGGGGACCTTCCCGTTGCGATCGCGCGTTTGGGCTGGCTGATTTCGTTGCTGGACGATCCGGCAGAACGGGCTGAGTACCAGGCTTATCGAGACAGCCTCGAAGCTTTCTATTATGAAGAGCTGTCTGATGCTGAAAAAATTTATCTACAAATGGCAGGGGCGGGGCGAGAACTGGCGGCGATGCGATTGGGTGGCGAATCCGCTTATTTGAATGCAGTAGTAGGAGCCACTCCGACTGACAATGCCGATGGCTTGGCGACGGCCTGTTTGAATGAATTACAGGTGCGCTTGCACTCGGACGAGCCACTCCGGTTTACGAGTCAGCCGCTGATTGTGGAGCTCGATCCTGGCGTTTATAACTTATCTGGAGTGGTTTCTGGGCCAGAGCGGGGCAGATATACGCGGCGATGGCGCTATCATTGCCTGCTGCGTCACGACGAGCTAGGCATCG is from Synechococcus sp. PCC 7336 and encodes:
- a CDS encoding DUF350 domain-containing protein gives rise to the protein MEKETLAQGSASMVDCVRERLGGLGPVPILIQVISTIGWAVLAVLLCYGGVKLFDLLDPIDYRQEIERGNIAAAIVVAAVILALASIVIVSIAV
- a CDS encoding helix-turn-helix transcriptional regulator, translating into MPVHKIATAEGKTDASVRRAAQLLCEQPCSEAEIGREELLSAPLPIPKAQRMAEFFSVLADPNRLRLLSILAERELCVCDLAAIAEMSESAVSHQLRTLRAMRLVRYRKQGRNVFYTLNDSHVLALYRTAAEHLDESTSA
- a CDS encoding HupE/UreJ family protein — its product is MRQLGSVALGAIAVLLVAAAPSLAHHPFGGGTPDNVVEAFLSGTGHPLIGIDHLAFVIASGLLAAAIGGGLLIPAAFVVASMLGTGIHLMSIDLPVPEVVISASVLLFGVFLALKTPPSRPIAIGLAAIAGIFHGHAYGEAIFGAEMGALVAYLLGFAFIQMAIAVAAYWIAKAVLDKLMEPSGLALRFAGFVICGVGVTFLTTLVVDAIFPA
- a CDS encoding DUF4178 domain-containing protein produces the protein MLWVVIALLAIAIGLLLLALSRQSASKSVQEAMLPTLFTLRTGDIVQYLDEDWIVRGQLTYTEDDFTWLEYMLQDGDRICWLAVEEDDFVTTALLAPTRDLDVTLPPPKQLSFEGNVYQQVERGTARMTRIGTTGIRRAETCRYYDYEGPDKRLLSIEDWDGDIEVTAGQSVRPDILRLLPGGGLD
- a CDS encoding polyamine aminopropyltransferase, whose protein sequence is MAGSVSEPVPIAEEREDCNSIALNQTQYRWLLAATAVSSGCGLAAELLLGTLASYLVGNEAIAYGVAVGGFLAAMGLGAYLSRYVASAGEGEGEHQQQALLLHRFARVELLLGPLTAALPLGLFALFAFNGSLWLGLVLATLLLGTLAGMEVPLLTRLVEPDRGVRNALAGVLALDYVGALIGSLAFPIVLLPLVGMFPAAALIGALPPLTVFALRGNFPVLRRWGVAGLAIGLLLLGFAPLALPLSDRLEDNLYNAPIVMRQQSPYQRIVLTRFGRDIRLFLDGDLQLSTLDEYRYHEALVHPAMSAAGPVRQVLVLGAGDGMAVREVLKWPQVERVVLVELDAAVIDLARHHPLLRQVNQGALDDPRVEIQIADAFLAAPQLPERFDAIVADFPDPDRPALAKLYSKGFYQRLLPRLAPDGVLVTQASTPFFAPLAIDCIATTLASTGLSVHPYTVSVPSFGPWGFVLASRTPIQPEELSLPVPTRFLSAAGLPDLFHLPADLELGHAAINRLSHPVLVGYQTDPEWAAYN
- a CDS encoding metallophosphoesterase, yielding MRAQWRLGLIAASLVLGISLGIFGAIVNSNVSPSAITAEQSLSPVSESIAAAPAEAAIAPQPLPDRTEAILASAAPNGLFNPPRGDVRLVVISDLNSAYGSTDYQPDVDRGIQLMPFWQPDLVLCSGDMVAGQSPSLSDAQIRAMWAAFDEHVAAPLRAMNVPYGFTLGNHDASSARSTSGGFLFQNERDLAAEYWLDPTRAPGLQFADKFEFPFYYTFERKGIFFLVWDGSSSYIPPEKLAWVEQSLASPEARSARMRVLVSHLPLYAVAVGRNTPGEVMQNGDRLREMLERHNVHTYISGHQHAYYPGHRGNLQLLHAGNLGAGPRPLIDSSLPPRKTITVVDIQFDNPDLTTYTTYDIRTLQTIELEQLPRFLVGHNGMILRRDLEWTKLNNPEQAACIRRLGVESCNPSEGF
- a CDS encoding metallothionein — encoded protein: MKCACEPCLCIVGINSAVQKDGKYYCSEACASGHADGSTGCAHSGCNCHS